One window from the genome of Spirosoma rhododendri encodes:
- a CDS encoding crotonase/enoyl-CoA hydratase family protein: MEPTTYQSLALTTDDGVLTVTLLGPGKGNAMGPEFWEELPQAMTAIDQMDDVRCVIVRGSGDHFSYGLDVHKMMPKLSTMTSAERSEVTTQIRQMQSGFQKMHESPRPVIAAIHGWCIGGGVNMIAAADIRLCSRDAKFSLREAKLAMTADIGGLQFLPPIIGQGFTREMAFTGNDYDASFAERIGLVNHVYDTPDALFEAAMTLARQIADNSSSAVTGVKQVLNRSLDKSVEEGLQYVAELNSGQLQSDDFSEAIKATQEKRQARFNKKINRGY; encoded by the coding sequence ATGGAACCGACGACCTATCAATCCCTCGCACTCACTACCGACGACGGCGTACTGACCGTTACGCTCCTAGGACCCGGCAAAGGCAACGCCATGGGTCCCGAATTCTGGGAAGAACTCCCACAGGCCATGACCGCTATCGACCAGATGGACGATGTCCGCTGCGTCATCGTCCGGGGCAGTGGCGACCACTTCAGCTATGGCCTCGACGTCCACAAGATGATGCCCAAACTGAGCACCATGACCAGTGCTGAACGCTCGGAAGTCACGACGCAGATTCGGCAGATGCAGTCGGGTTTTCAGAAGATGCACGAGTCGCCCCGGCCGGTTATCGCGGCTATCCACGGCTGGTGCATCGGCGGTGGGGTCAACATGATCGCTGCGGCTGACATCCGGCTGTGCTCGCGCGACGCGAAGTTTAGCCTGCGCGAAGCCAAACTCGCCATGACGGCCGACATCGGGGGCTTGCAGTTTCTGCCGCCAATTATTGGGCAGGGCTTCACCCGCGAAATGGCGTTCACCGGCAACGACTACGACGCCAGCTTCGCCGAACGCATTGGCCTCGTCAATCACGTATACGACACGCCCGACGCCTTATTTGAAGCCGCTATGACACTGGCCCGGCAAATCGCCGACAACTCATCGTCGGCCGTGACGGGTGTGAAGCAGGTGCTAAACCGCAGTCTGGATAAGTCTGTCGAGGAGGGCTTGCAATACGTCGCCGAACTCAACTCCGGTCAGCTCCAGTCCGACGACTTCAGCGAAGCCATCAAAGCCACCCAGGAAAAACGCCAGGCCCGGTTTAATAAAAAGATTAACCGGGGGTACTAA
- a CDS encoding TlpA family protein disulfide reductase — translation MMTLVNALPPTQTDVLMLNTIAFQMADEKRDVPTAELLIKRALADLNVQPRPGNIAASQWASEKQNRHRQLQNTYARALEQQGRYADAWPVYQTVVSPADVETSDERTNERYFLCALQTNHAATAQPYTEEAIQLGLATNRLKTAYRDWYAKQPGQSLANADAHLHDLESDLRENLRDELRSVMINEPAPAFSMTDLQGRTISSSACRGKVVVLDFWATWCGPCIASFPAMQQAQTRFQSDPNVRFLFVNTREGGPLQRVHSFMERNTYPFVVPIDVQQRVANAYKVQGIPTKVIIDGKGRVRYRSIGYNGNPETTVKELAMVVEMLKEEL, via the coding sequence ATGATGACGCTGGTCAACGCGCTGCCGCCAACGCAGACCGACGTCTTGATGCTCAACACGATCGCCTTTCAGATGGCCGACGAAAAGCGCGACGTACCCACCGCTGAACTCCTCATCAAACGCGCCCTCGCCGACCTGAACGTACAGCCCCGACCCGGCAACATTGCCGCCAGTCAGTGGGCGTCGGAGAAGCAGAACCGGCACCGGCAGTTGCAGAACACATACGCTCGTGCGCTCGAGCAGCAGGGCCGTTACGCCGATGCGTGGCCGGTTTACCAGACGGTCGTTAGCCCGGCCGACGTCGAAACCAGCGACGAACGCACCAACGAACGCTATTTCCTCTGCGCCCTGCAAACGAACCACGCGGCCACTGCCCAGCCTTACACCGAAGAAGCCATTCAGCTTGGTCTGGCAACGAACCGGCTCAAAACCGCTTACCGCGACTGGTACGCTAAACAGCCCGGCCAATCCCTCGCCAACGCCGACGCCCATCTGCACGACCTTGAATCCGACCTGCGCGAAAACCTCCGCGACGAACTGCGATCGGTAATGATTAACGAACCTGCGCCCGCCTTCTCCATGACTGATTTACAGGGCCGTACGATCTCGTCGTCGGCCTGCCGGGGCAAAGTGGTCGTGCTCGACTTCTGGGCGACCTGGTGCGGCCCGTGCATCGCGTCGTTTCCGGCGATGCAGCAGGCACAGACCCGCTTCCAGAGCGACCCTAACGTCCGGTTTCTGTTCGTAAACACCCGCGAAGGAGGGCCGTTGCAGCGCGTTCATTCGTTCATGGAGCGCAACACCTACCCGTTCGTCGTGCCCATCGACGTTCAGCAGCGCGTCGCCAATGCTTATAAGGTGCAGGGCATCCCAACGAAGGTGATCATCGACGGCAAAGGGCGCGTTCGGTACCGATCCATCGGCTACAACGGCAACCCCGAAACGACCGTCAAAGAACTGGCGATGGTGGTAGAGATGCTGAAGGAGGAATTGTAG
- a CDS encoding PA14 domain-containing protein, which yields MAGRAGQLLHRGPRRPRPPAPRLPAHPGHGLRPNGQYAFAALGYAEGNPAQIKLDPRQPQARTELFAKGTTDQASRLVATDGQSVYWGGYEGVSNGGRWFVFATNASTDAEVSFASGRSLPMTHGRTYASCIDVIESTDGRMGGLAVQARGRYLFVSHPARHELRVFDKSSGSLVATEFLNDGGALAVDGQDRLWVVNGATVVRYSVSSQGRLSGVEQQLGGLVAPVSVAVSPVDGTVAVLEGGARQQLRGYRGSDGANQWVRGVAGGYLTDPVVSDEKFYVTDGLGVSDGVFVSYGADGSVWVGDGGNYRVQHYGAGSGSGGPGGLVDRIQYQPHSYSSQVVGGSGARRVLGEYLEYGIDYSKSAVDGWTLVRNWRGSIPAAYFNERSLNYLFITEIFKDVTTLSNGRTYGFLRRYTDQKLVLVELPPTGPVRFTNITFDAQYLYTYQLAPDGSLRQSLNDLSGTVGTIKWQTRPLTGFDSNNNPVWGSAVNYASAPVATGEEPINWYGGQQRTGETTASNVLVTFDNGKVNGPRGTGFHLGGIRVGTSKWLWKTARATNPNYTGEYPTDGAYDVGNDVEYGGGGVTVSGRHIFWNYHGEFWKNSQTNKWHHVYDNGLVVGSFGMTGPDAVQQAPDRSPVPGMAGNVFYGTATAGPDGAIYIYHAEEAGHGGIHRWRVDGLETIREQVIPITISASAGKGLRAQYMQGDDLNNCQLRTVRIDSTINFTWKNDGPIDNVAGGSSGRWTGYVSPPSAGTYTFAVTANRGVRLWVDGRLLIDSWTSRSTATSSGTIALGAGQYYPIRLESRGGQRLSLTWSAPGLSTQPIPSARLYPACAPDSDTTDLLDGLTMSSQLVDGQYGWNRFPVQEDSTDRESDYWTARTSIKTYDRSKSPDLYVSFRQQLGNYSVSRKLDGQKKVLDAWQLRGRVNYSGSFFSIDEGANRNGGCAIEVLDTNGRVIVQLINRVFLNRPNAPAGIYANNVPITEGSYFNEIWAVASRSQPITIQLVDGKLQVQYGKYAPVVVSAFDSLANGRQPGTVRLRFWGNNYNLARIIDVERLTFAARTVTPSQRAVDLDLSLQTNRRVVQLGEPVTFSLRLRNTDSTVSSTPIQWACRLPANLILMGGAAGAGDSLVTGSIPVLRPQADTVLTFRASARALGEYRVAAQITGSGPDPDSVPDSGTGDGQDDAAEVDVRTVDIGTAVYASANPGRYRYLWLCPRPIRVIRWLCCWRSMLRS from the coding sequence GTGGCAGGGCGTGCTGGCCAACTCCTCCACCGCGGCCCGCGTCGCCCCCGCCCGCCAGCACCGCGCCTTCCAGCCCATCCAGGCCATGGCCTTCGCCCCAACGGCCAGTACGCCTTTGCCGCCCTGGGCTACGCTGAGGGCAATCCCGCCCAGATCAAACTCGACCCCCGCCAGCCCCAGGCCCGCACCGAGCTCTTCGCCAAAGGCACCACCGACCAGGCCTCCCGGCTGGTGGCCACCGACGGGCAGAGCGTCTACTGGGGGGGCTACGAGGGGGTCTCCAACGGGGGGCGCTGGTTTGTCTTTGCCACCAACGCCAGCACCGATGCCGAGGTGAGCTTTGCCAGCGGTCGCTCGCTGCCCATGACCCACGGGCGGACCTACGCGTCGTGCATCGACGTCATCGAGTCGACCGACGGGCGGATGGGTGGGCTGGCCGTGCAGGCCAGGGGCCGTTACCTGTTTGTGAGCCACCCGGCCCGGCATGAGCTGCGGGTGTTCGACAAGAGCAGCGGCTCGCTGGTGGCCACCGAGTTTCTCAACGACGGGGGCGCGCTGGCCGTCGACGGCCAGGACCGGCTGTGGGTGGTGAACGGGGCGACGGTGGTGCGCTACTCGGTGAGCAGTCAGGGTCGGCTGAGCGGGGTGGAGCAGCAGCTGGGTGGGCTGGTGGCCCCCGTGTCGGTGGCGGTGAGTCCGGTCGACGGGACGGTGGCGGTGCTGGAGGGGGGCGCTCGTCAGCAACTGCGTGGCTACCGGGGCAGCGACGGGGCTAACCAGTGGGTACGGGGGGTGGCGGGCGGCTACCTGACCGACCCGGTGGTGAGCGATGAGAAGTTTTACGTCACCGACGGGCTGGGGGTGAGTGACGGGGTGTTTGTGAGCTACGGGGCTGACGGCAGCGTGTGGGTTGGCGACGGGGGCAACTACCGGGTGCAGCACTACGGGGCGGGCAGCGGCAGCGGTGGTCCGGGCGGTCTGGTGGACCGGATTCAGTACCAGCCCCACAGCTACAGCAGCCAGGTGGTGGGCGGCAGCGGGGCCCGCCGGGTGCTGGGGGAGTACCTGGAGTACGGGATCGACTACAGCAAGTCGGCGGTGGATGGCTGGACGCTGGTACGCAATTGGCGGGGCAGTATCCCGGCGGCCTACTTCAACGAGCGGTCGCTGAACTACCTCTTCATCACTGAAATCTTCAAGGATGTTACGACCCTGAGCAACGGCCGGACCTATGGTTTCCTGCGCCGATACACCGACCAGAAACTGGTACTGGTCGAACTGCCGCCCACCGGGCCGGTTCGGTTCACCAATATCACGTTCGACGCCCAGTACCTGTACACCTACCAGCTGGCCCCAGACGGCTCGCTTCGCCAGTCGCTCAACGATCTGAGCGGCACGGTTGGCACCATAAAATGGCAGACCCGCCCACTGACCGGCTTCGACAGTAACAACAACCCCGTCTGGGGGAGCGCGGTCAACTACGCGTCGGCTCCCGTAGCAACCGGCGAAGAACCGATCAACTGGTACGGGGGGCAGCAACGGACGGGTGAAACAACTGCCTCAAACGTGCTGGTCACCTTCGACAACGGTAAAGTAAATGGGCCGCGCGGCACCGGCTTCCACCTGGGGGGGATCCGGGTTGGTACCAGCAAATGGCTCTGGAAAACCGCCCGGGCAACCAATCCAAACTATACCGGCGAGTACCCCACCGACGGGGCGTACGACGTTGGTAACGATGTTGAATACGGTGGTGGCGGTGTCACGGTCAGCGGTCGGCACATTTTCTGGAATTACCACGGCGAATTCTGGAAAAACAGCCAAACCAACAAATGGCACCACGTTTACGACAATGGCCTGGTGGTGGGCAGCTTCGGCATGACGGGCCCGGACGCGGTGCAGCAGGCCCCCGACCGGTCGCCCGTACCGGGCATGGCGGGCAACGTCTTCTACGGTACGGCTACCGCTGGCCCGGACGGGGCGATTTACATTTACCACGCCGAAGAAGCGGGGCACGGCGGCATTCATCGCTGGCGCGTCGATGGGCTGGAAACCATTCGCGAGCAGGTCATTCCCATAACCATCAGCGCATCGGCGGGCAAGGGGCTACGGGCGCAGTATATGCAGGGCGATGACCTGAACAACTGCCAGCTTCGCACGGTACGAATCGACAGCACGATCAATTTTACGTGGAAAAATGACGGGCCAATCGACAACGTAGCGGGTGGTTCATCAGGCCGTTGGACGGGCTATGTGTCGCCCCCGAGCGCCGGGACATACACGTTTGCCGTCACGGCTAATCGGGGCGTCCGACTGTGGGTAGATGGCCGGTTACTGATCGATAGCTGGACCAGCCGAAGCACGGCGACGAGCAGCGGAACCATCGCGCTGGGCGCCGGTCAGTATTATCCGATCCGACTGGAAAGCCGGGGTGGGCAGCGGTTGAGTTTGACCTGGTCGGCACCCGGCCTGTCAACGCAGCCGATCCCGTCGGCGCGGCTGTACCCTGCCTGCGCGCCCGATTCTGACACCACAGACCTGCTCGATGGCTTAACAATGAGTAGCCAGCTTGTCGATGGGCAATACGGATGGAACCGGTTTCCGGTGCAGGAAGACAGCACCGACCGGGAGTCAGATTACTGGACGGCCCGCACCAGCATCAAAACCTACGACCGGTCAAAGTCGCCCGATCTGTACGTTTCGTTTCGGCAGCAACTGGGAAATTACAGCGTGAGTCGCAAACTGGATGGGCAAAAGAAAGTCCTAGACGCTTGGCAGTTGCGCGGGCGCGTGAACTACAGTGGCTCCTTTTTTTCGATTGATGAAGGGGCCAACCGCAACGGAGGCTGTGCCATCGAGGTACTCGACACAAACGGCCGGGTTATCGTGCAGCTCATCAACCGGGTATTTCTCAACCGGCCCAACGCACCCGCTGGCATCTACGCCAACAACGTGCCGATTACGGAGGGAAGCTACTTCAACGAAATCTGGGCGGTGGCCTCCCGGTCGCAGCCCATCACGATTCAACTGGTCGATGGAAAGTTACAGGTTCAATATGGCAAGTACGCGCCGGTGGTAGTCAGTGCATTCGACTCGCTGGCCAACGGGCGGCAACCCGGCACGGTACGGCTGCGATTCTGGGGTAACAACTACAATCTGGCCCGGATCATCGACGTCGAACGGCTGACGTTTGCCGCTCGCACGGTTACGCCAAGTCAGCGTGCTGTCGATCTTGATCTGTCGCTGCAAACCAACCGTCGGGTTGTGCAACTGGGCGAGCCGGTTACCTTCTCCCTTCGCCTGCGCAACACCGATTCGACCGTCAGTTCCACCCCAATTCAATGGGCCTGCCGATTGCCGGCTAATCTGATACTGATGGGAGGGGCGGCTGGTGCCGGCGACTCGCTGGTGACTGGCAGCATCCCCGTATTGCGCCCGCAGGCCGATACGGTCCTGACGTTCCGGGCCAGTGCGCGGGCGCTGGGCGAGTATCGGGTTGCCGCTCAGATTACCGGCAGCGGCCCCGATCCGGATAGCGTGCCCGATTCCGGTACGGGCGATGGTCAGGACGATGCCGCTGAGGTCGATGTTCGAACGGTCGACATAGGCACGGCTGTTTACGCGTCGGCTAACCCCGGCAGGTACCGTTACCTGTGGTTGTGCCCACGCCCTATACGCGTGATTCGCTGGCTGTGCTGCTGGCGCTCGATGTTACGCTCTTAA
- a CDS encoding DUF11 domain-containing protein has product MPTPYTRDSLAVLLALDVTLLNRTPALNDQVVCQVMVRNTGVNAVRSVKLCHQLPTGLLFVDGAGWQSAGRSITTTVDNLPAGQQVSTTFKLKVTQAGHWVLPVNVCQYQVVSAASGSGPASDVSALADFRVR; this is encoded by the coding sequence GTGCCCACGCCCTATACGCGTGATTCGCTGGCTGTGCTGCTGGCGCTCGATGTTACGCTCTTAAACCGAACCCCGGCCCTCAACGATCAGGTAGTATGTCAGGTAATGGTTCGAAATACGGGCGTAAACGCGGTTCGATCGGTTAAGTTGTGCCATCAGTTGCCGACCGGTCTGCTGTTTGTGGACGGCGCTGGCTGGCAGTCAGCCGGGCGTAGCATCACCACAACAGTCGATAATCTACCCGCCGGGCAGCAGGTCAGTACCACCTTTAAGCTGAAGGTGACGCAGGCAGGCCACTGGGTGTTACCGGTCAATGTTTGTCAGTACCAGGTTGTCAGTGCTGCTTCCGGGAGTGGCCCGGCTAGCGATGTGTCGGCACTTGCTGATTTCCGGGTTCGGTAG
- a CDS encoding GNAT family N-acetyltransferase yields MTLRLATADDMPALLTLLKRVIPVMRESGNFQWDDHYPNATVFGQDIDKKQLWIALIGNDIAGLAALTEDQEPEYAQVGFDLIERAIVTHRLAVDPQFRGQGVAVALLQQAEQLALDRGIGYLRIDTNSENQITQRLFPKLGYRYAGDITLSFRPGLRFLAYEKLVQSL; encoded by the coding sequence ATGACCCTACGACTGGCTACGGCCGATGATATGCCCGCGCTGCTGACGCTGCTGAAACGCGTGATTCCGGTGATGCGCGAAAGCGGCAATTTTCAGTGGGATGACCACTACCCCAACGCCACCGTGTTCGGGCAGGACATTGACAAAAAGCAGCTTTGGATAGCCCTGATTGGCAATGATATAGCTGGACTGGCGGCTCTGACGGAAGATCAGGAACCAGAGTACGCGCAGGTGGGCTTCGACCTCATCGAGCGGGCTATCGTGACGCACCGACTGGCCGTCGACCCGCAGTTTCGAGGGCAGGGCGTAGCGGTTGCGCTGTTGCAGCAGGCCGAACAACTCGCTCTCGACCGGGGTATCGGCTATTTGCGCATCGACACCAATTCGGAAAACCAGATCACGCAGCGGCTGTTCCCTAAACTCGGCTACCGATACGCTGGCGACATCACCCTCAGTTTCCGCCCCGGCCTGCGCTTTCTGGCGTATGAGAAGCTGGTTCAAAGTTTGTAG
- a CDS encoding SDR family oxidoreductase: MNATGMLRDGALQGKTIIVTGGGTGLGKSITRYLLTLGANVTICSRRQAVIDETAQELTTELAAVEGVGRILAVPCDVRNPQEIENVLAQTVETFGRVDGLLNNSAGNFISPTERLSYKAFDTIVDIVLRGTYYFTLAVGKYWIENKISGTVLNISTTYATTGSGYVVPSAVAKGGALIMTKSLAAEWGKYGIRVNAIAPGPFPTKGAWDRLFPEPLASLMDDPGSRIPLNRVGDHGELANLAAYLLSDFSGYITGESITIDGGEVLMAGEFSHLRDVTDEQWDEVSKSIKQANRASKS, encoded by the coding sequence ATGAACGCAACAGGAATGCTCCGGGATGGGGCTTTGCAGGGAAAAACGATTATCGTGACCGGGGGCGGTACGGGGCTGGGTAAGTCCATTACGCGCTACCTGTTGACGCTGGGTGCCAACGTCACGATCTGTAGCCGTCGGCAGGCGGTGATCGATGAAACGGCGCAGGAACTCACGACCGAACTGGCTGCTGTTGAAGGAGTCGGACGCATACTGGCGGTACCGTGCGACGTGCGTAACCCGCAAGAAATCGAGAACGTGCTGGCGCAGACGGTCGAAACGTTTGGCCGGGTCGATGGGCTGCTCAACAACTCGGCGGGAAATTTCATCAGCCCCACTGAACGGCTGTCGTACAAAGCCTTCGACACGATCGTCGACATCGTGCTGCGCGGGACGTATTATTTCACGCTGGCTGTCGGCAAATACTGGATCGAGAACAAGATTTCCGGCACGGTGCTGAACATCTCAACAACTTATGCCACAACGGGTTCGGGCTATGTCGTGCCGAGTGCGGTGGCCAAAGGCGGTGCCCTGATTATGACCAAGTCGCTGGCGGCTGAGTGGGGCAAGTACGGTATCCGGGTCAACGCGATTGCACCCGGCCCGTTCCCGACAAAAGGCGCGTGGGACCGGCTGTTCCCCGAACCACTCGCCAGCTTGATGGATGATCCCGGAAGCCGTATCCCGCTCAACCGCGTTGGCGACCACGGCGAACTGGCTAATCTGGCGGCTTACCTGCTGTCGGATTTCTCGGGCTACATCACCGGCGAAAGCATCACTATCGACGGGGGTGAAGTGCTGATGGCGGGCGAGTTCAGCCACCTCCGCGACGTCACCGACGAGCAGTGGGACGAAGTATCCAAAAGCATCAAACAGGCCAACCGGGCGAGTAAATCGTGA
- a CDS encoding NAD-dependent epimerase/dehydratase family protein — protein sequence MNIALVTGSGGLIGSEAVSFFADKFDLIIGIDNNMRQYFFGPEASTQWNQDRLASDFATYEHHTADIREVSQLEPIFQKYGTDIKLVLHTAAQPSHDWAAREPFTDFGVNAVGTLNMLEMTRLHAPQAVFVFTSTNKVYGDNPNFLPLIETETRWEIDTNHPYYKNGIDEYMSLDHTKHSVFGASKVAADIMVQEYGRYFGMNTGVFRGGCLTGPNHSGAQLHGFLSYLMKCAITGTQYTIFGYKGKQVRDNIHSWDLVNMFWHFYQNPRPGEVYNAGGGRYANCSMLEAMALCEEISGNKMNYQYSETNRSGDHIWYISDLSRFKEHYPTWDWTYDLRSTMTQIHDSMIERLAVTQ from the coding sequence ATGAATATTGCATTAGTTACCGGCTCAGGTGGCCTCATTGGCAGCGAAGCCGTTTCGTTCTTCGCCGATAAGTTCGACCTCATCATCGGCATCGACAACAACATGCGCCAGTACTTCTTCGGACCTGAAGCTTCTACCCAGTGGAATCAGGACCGGCTGGCCAGTGACTTCGCTACCTACGAACACCACACCGCCGACATCCGCGAGGTAAGCCAGCTGGAACCCATCTTCCAGAAGTACGGCACCGACATCAAGCTCGTGCTCCACACGGCCGCTCAGCCCTCCCACGACTGGGCCGCCCGTGAGCCCTTCACCGACTTCGGGGTCAACGCCGTTGGTACGCTCAACATGCTGGAGATGACCCGCCTGCACGCGCCCCAGGCCGTTTTCGTCTTTACCTCGACCAACAAAGTCTACGGCGACAACCCCAACTTCCTGCCCCTGATCGAGACCGAGACGCGCTGGGAAATCGACACCAACCACCCCTACTACAAAAACGGCATCGACGAGTACATGAGTCTAGACCACACCAAGCACTCGGTCTTCGGAGCCAGTAAAGTGGCGGCTGACATCATGGTGCAGGAGTACGGCCGCTATTTCGGCATGAACACGGGCGTCTTCCGGGGCGGCTGTCTGACGGGCCCCAACCATTCGGGGGCGCAGCTGCACGGCTTCCTGAGCTATCTGATGAAGTGCGCCATTACCGGCACCCAGTACACCATCTTCGGCTACAAGGGCAAGCAGGTGCGCGACAACATTCACAGCTGGGATCTGGTGAACATGTTCTGGCATTTCTACCAGAACCCGCGTCCGGGCGAAGTCTACAATGCGGGTGGTGGCCGGTACGCCAACTGCTCGATGCTGGAAGCGATGGCGCTGTGCGAAGAGATTTCGGGCAATAAGATGAACTACCAGTATTCGGAGACCAACCGCAGTGGCGACCATATCTGGTACATTTCGGATCTGAGCCGCTTCAAGGAGCACTACCCGACCTGGGACTGGACCTACGATCTGCGCAGCACGATGACCCAGATCCACGACAGCATGATCGAGCGGCTGGCCGTAACGCAGTAA
- a CDS encoding DUF1501 domain-containing protein, with protein MKRRDFLAAASASVLPVLLDGFGLKALNRQSALVQALLETQADYSDRVLVIVYLNGGNDGLNTVIPLDQMSQYNALRSNIAIPQSKVLTLDGNDTTGLHPAMTGLRDLYNDGKLSVVHSVSYPNPDQSHYRATDIWMTGVDADVTATTGWAGRYLENQFPGYPTGYPNAQMEDPLAIQIGYLTSTALLGSQQSMGIALSDPDSFYQLVGASSVTSPGGLPCCDAGDLIAYVRKQQALSVGYASEIKRAADAGKNLATYPDKAVGNSLAEQLKIVARLIHGGLKTKIYFVSLGGFDTHAAQVDASDTATGDHATRLGKLSAGIAAFQQDMLLQGTADRVVGMTFSEFGRRANSNASRGTDHGIAAPMFVFGTNVRHRTIGQNPNLSALIGQSTNKDIPMQIDFRRVYTDVLTDWFGTAQPTTSSLLFRQFPTVSLFSDMVETVASGDWSNGNVWTVGRKPMASEYVRVNAGHTVTLRQSVNVRNLRLDGKLITGGYTVQMTG; from the coding sequence ATGAAACGTCGTGATTTTCTGGCGGCAGCGTCGGCGAGTGTGCTGCCCGTTTTACTGGATGGGTTTGGGTTGAAAGCCCTCAATCGGCAGTCGGCACTGGTGCAGGCACTGCTCGAAACGCAGGCCGATTACTCCGACCGGGTGCTGGTCATCGTGTACCTCAACGGGGGAAACGACGGCCTGAATACCGTGATTCCGCTCGATCAGATGAGCCAGTACAACGCCCTACGGAGCAATATTGCCATTCCGCAAAGTAAGGTGCTGACCCTCGACGGGAACGATACGACCGGCCTGCACCCCGCCATGACCGGCCTGCGCGACCTCTACAACGACGGCAAACTATCGGTCGTCCACTCGGTGTCGTACCCCAACCCCGATCAGTCGCACTACCGCGCCACCGACATCTGGATGACGGGCGTCGATGCCGACGTGACCGCGACGACGGGCTGGGCCGGGCGGTACCTGGAGAATCAGTTTCCGGGCTACCCAACTGGTTACCCCAACGCGCAGATGGAAGACCCGCTCGCTATTCAGATCGGCTACCTGACCTCAACGGCCCTGCTGGGTAGTCAGCAGTCGATGGGGATTGCCCTGAGTGACCCCGACAGTTTTTACCAGCTCGTGGGTGCCAGCAGTGTAACTTCGCCGGGCGGGTTGCCCTGTTGCGACGCGGGTGACCTGATTGCCTACGTGCGGAAGCAGCAGGCGCTGTCGGTGGGCTACGCCAGCGAAATCAAGCGGGCCGCTGACGCTGGCAAAAACCTCGCGACCTACCCCGACAAAGCGGTCGGTAATTCGTTGGCTGAACAGTTAAAAATTGTGGCCCGGCTGATTCATGGCGGCCTTAAGACCAAAATTTATTTCGTGTCGCTGGGGGGCTTCGACACCCATGCCGCGCAGGTCGATGCCAGCGATACCGCGACCGGCGACCATGCCACCCGGCTCGGTAAACTCTCGGCGGGGATTGCGGCTTTTCAGCAGGATATGCTCTTGCAGGGCACGGCTGACCGGGTAGTGGGCATGACCTTTTCCGAGTTTGGGCGACGGGCCAATTCCAATGCGTCGCGCGGCACCGATCACGGCATTGCCGCTCCGATGTTTGTGTTTGGTACGAACGTCAGGCACCGCACCATTGGGCAGAATCCCAACCTGTCGGCCCTTATCGGGCAGAGTACCAACAAGGATATTCCGATGCAGATCGACTTCCGGCGCGTATACACCGACGTGCTGACCGACTGGTTTGGTACGGCGCAGCCAACGACCTCGTCGCTGCTGTTCCGGCAGTTTCCCACCGTCTCGCTGTTTTCCGACATGGTTGAAACCGTCGCGTCCGGCGACTGGAGCAACGGCAACGTCTGGACGGTCGGGCGGAAGCCGATGGCGAGTGAGTACGTGCGGGTCAACGCGGGGCACACCGTCACGCTGCGGCAGTCGGTCAACGTCCGCAACCTCCGGCTCGACGGCAAACTCATTACCGGTGGCTACACCGTGCAAATGACCGGCTAA